In Candidatus Melainabacteria bacterium RIFOXYA2_FULL_32_9, the following are encoded in one genomic region:
- a CDS encoding tRNA (guanosine(37)-N1)-methyltransferase TrmD codes for MKFDVITLFPDLIEDYASCSIIGRARKNNVITVNTINPRDFTHDKHRTVDDTPYGGGAGMVLMCDPIFSAIESVQKLENSCTILLTPQGKPYNQEIAHEFSQKDELLLICGHYEGFDERIRQGLEVVEISIGDFVLTGGELAALCIVDSVTRLLPGALGKVESAFDDTFSSGLLEYPQYTRPPEYRGMTVPEVLLSGNHKEIDKWRRKQAIIRTMEKRPDLFEKFVQKGISKEDKLIIDEYILEQQRN; via the coding sequence ATGAAATTTGATGTAATAACTTTATTTCCTGACTTAATAGAAGATTATGCCTCCTGTAGTATTATAGGCAGGGCTAGAAAAAACAATGTTATCACTGTAAATACGATCAATCCCAGAGATTTTACACACGATAAGCATAGAACCGTTGATGATACTCCTTATGGTGGCGGTGCTGGCATGGTACTCATGTGTGATCCCATTTTTTCTGCTATTGAATCTGTTCAAAAGTTAGAAAACTCTTGTACTATTTTATTAACCCCGCAGGGTAAGCCTTATAATCAGGAAATTGCACATGAATTTAGTCAAAAAGATGAATTGTTACTAATTTGTGGTCATTATGAAGGTTTTGATGAAAGAATACGTCAAGGATTAGAAGTGGTTGAGATTTCCATAGGGGATTTTGTACTTACAGGAGGTGAATTGGCAGCCTTGTGTATAGTTGATTCCGTAACCAGACTTTTACCAGGAGCTTTAGGAAAGGTAGAGTCAGCTTTTGATGACACATTTTCTTCCGGTTTACTTGAATATCCTCAGTATACAAGACCGCCAGAATATAGAGGCATGACGGTACCTGAAGTTTTGTTATCCGGTAATCATAAAGAAATTGACAAATGGAGAAGAAAGCAGGCTATAATTAGAACAATGGAGAAAAGGCCTGATTTATTCGAAAAGTTTGTTCAAAAGGGAATTTCAAAAGAAGATAAGCTTATAATAGATGAATATATATTAGAGCAACAGAGGAATTAA
- a CDS encoding 16S rRNA processing protein RimM gives MQVEKLLSIGKILNFHGIHGEVKVGYTSEKKEKLTELREVYTEKDSKIVKLTVESVRFHKNFALIKFKEFSSINDVLELKGAYLKIPKSQIESELEEDEFYIDDLIGLEVYDVSGNRVGNVTSIINLKQEEDILAVKDQENHEHLIPFVKDLVPEVNIEANRIIVKKIPGLLDELQE, from the coding sequence AAAATTTTAAATTTTCATGGAATTCATGGTGAAGTAAAAGTCGGTTATACTTCAGAAAAAAAAGAGAAACTAACAGAACTTCGTGAAGTTTATACTGAGAAAGACTCTAAGATAGTTAAGTTAACTGTAGAATCAGTTCGTTTTCACAAGAATTTTGCTTTAATTAAGTTTAAAGAATTTTCATCAATAAATGATGTATTAGAACTAAAAGGTGCATATTTAAAAATTCCAAAAAGTCAGATTGAAAGTGAACTTGAGGAAGATGAATTTTATATTGATGATCTCATTGGGCTTGAAGTATATGATGTTTCAGGAAATCGAGTAGGTAATGTTACTTCTATTATTAACTTAAAACAAGAAGAAGATATACTTGCTGTAAAAGACCAGGAAAATCATGAGCATCTTATTCCTTTTGTTAAAGATTTAGTTCCTGAAGTGAATATTGAAGCAAACAGAATAATTGTAAAGAAAATTCCCGGGCTTCTAGATGAGTTACAGGAATAA